A stretch of DNA from Methanomassiliicoccales archaeon:
CGATCTCCACCACCTCGCCTGCGAACTCATGGCCGATCACGGTGGGAAATTTTGTGAGTCCTGGATACAGCATATAGCCGTCTTGATCGGTTTCGTAGAAATGTACATCTGACCCACAGATTCCGCAGGCTTTCACCCGAAGAAGAACCTGTCCTGGCCCGGGTTTGGGATCAGGGATGTCTCTAAGCTCGAGTTTCGGATAGCGCCAGACGCTTGCGCCCTCGATGGCTTTTCCGGTTCTCCGCTCAAACTCCGAGACCTGATAAGTAGGGCGCGGATCCCATTTTGCCTCCAAAACCAACGCTTTCATCTTTCCTCCTTTCGCAAACGTTTGTAAATTTGCAACTATATAAAATTT
This window harbors:
- a CDS encoding alcohol dehydrogenase catalytic domain-containing protein; the protein is MKALVLEAKWDPRPTYQVSEFERRTGKAIEGASVWRYPKLELRDIPDPKPGPGQVLLRVKACGICGSDVHFYETDQDGYMLYPGLTKFPTVIGHEFAGEVVEIGPGPEGKDLKVGDRVTVEEMVWCGYCRPCRDGYPNQCQNLE